A genomic window from Terrisporobacter glycolicus ATCC 14880 = DSM 1288 includes:
- a CDS encoding bifunctional diguanylate cyclase/phosphohydrolase: MNEFDYERRLKILEILVGLKFLYIILATLNIISYYNIALDMDNILLVIVLACCIAPFMIFCSKMMYGDTEKSFFNMPTIYNVIEVLILLGLFIILMSKTGGSNSSFKYISTIIILICSIQYKREISFAITVAVSLIILAFNLINVDYTPLVSYMDTARHFEGDIILVSSLLITSFILSLYINIENDYNLKLKELAVKDGLTGLLNHRSFQDVLDTYITNSQKEDKEVSLLFMDIDNFKNYNDINGHQKGDWLLTRLGEILRNTVDDLGVVARYGGEEFAIILYNQTEEAALNLGELIRQNIQQTHFTGQELQPNKHITVSIGVSTYPKVAKNKKQLIELADNALYRAKSFDKNRVERYYNILDEIDSSIDKKALESIASMLNKINKKDKYTYGHSERVVIYAKKFAMYLNMDEQSKKELLLAAYLHDIGKLEISKELLNKREKLSESEFNVLKQHPTLGADLVSNIQAFNAVVPVIKYHHEKYDGSGYPNNVKGDEIPYLARVLTIIDSFDAMTSKRPYNIRKDYNQAIIELKKCAGTHFDVELVSKFIDMLQNDMIKKKEPECLKNILPLMNDVNRSA, encoded by the coding sequence ATGAACGAATTTGATTATGAAAGACGATTGAAAATATTAGAAATTTTAGTTGGGTTAAAATTTTTATATATTATATTAGCAACTTTAAATATTATAAGCTATTACAATATAGCGCTAGATATGGATAATATACTTCTTGTAATTGTTTTAGCCTGTTGTATAGCACCATTTATGATATTTTGTTCAAAAATGATGTATGGAGATACAGAAAAAAGTTTCTTTAATATGCCAACAATTTACAATGTAATAGAAGTTTTGATATTATTAGGCTTATTTATTATTTTAATGTCGAAAACAGGAGGGTCAAATAGCTCTTTTAAATATATCAGTACAATTATAATATTAATATGTTCTATACAATATAAGAGAGAAATAAGTTTTGCTATAACTGTAGCTGTATCATTGATAATACTTGCATTTAACCTAATAAATGTAGATTATACACCTCTAGTTAGTTATATGGATACAGCAAGACATTTTGAAGGGGATATAATATTAGTAAGCTCCTTATTAATAACATCTTTTATTCTTTCTTTATACATTAATATTGAAAATGATTATAATTTAAAATTAAAAGAATTAGCAGTAAAGGATGGACTTACAGGTTTGTTAAACCATAGAAGTTTTCAAGACGTATTAGACACATACATAACTAATTCACAAAAAGAGGATAAAGAAGTTTCATTGTTATTTATGGATATAGATAATTTTAAAAATTATAATGATATAAATGGACATCAAAAAGGAGATTGGCTTCTTACAAGATTAGGTGAAATATTAAGAAATACTGTTGATGATTTAGGTGTAGTTGCCCGTTATGGTGGAGAAGAATTTGCTATAATTCTGTATAACCAAACAGAAGAAGCTGCATTGAATTTAGGAGAATTAATACGTCAAAATATACAACAAACACACTTTACAGGTCAAGAACTTCAACCTAATAAGCATATAACAGTGTCTATTGGTGTATCAACTTATCCAAAGGTGGCTAAAAATAAAAAGCAATTAATTGAACTTGCAGACAATGCTTTATATAGAGCAAAATCTTTTGATAAAAATCGCGTGGAAAGATATTATAATATATTAGATGAAATAGACAGTAGTATTGATAAAAAGGCATTAGAGTCTATTGCTAGTATGTTAAATAAAATAAATAAAAAAGATAAATATACTTATGGCCATTCAGAAAGAGTAGTTATTTATGCTAAGAAGTTTGCTATGTATTTGAATATGGACGAACAGTCTAAAAAAGAGTTACTTTTAGCAGCTTACTTGCATGATATAGGAAAGTTAGAAATATCAAAAGAGCTATTAAATAAAAGAGAAAAATTATCTGAAAGTGAATTTAATGTTTTAAAACAACATCCAACTCTAGGTGCTGACTTAGTAAGTAATATACAAGCCTTTAATGCTGTGGTGCCTGTAATAAAGTATCATCACGAAAAATATGATGGAAGTGGATATCCTAATAATGTAAAAGGAGATGAAATTCCTTATTTAGCTAGAGTATTAACGATAATAGATAGCTTTGATGCTATGACATCAAAAAGACCTTATAATATAAGAAAAGACTATAATCAAGCAATTATAGAGTTGAAAAAATGTGCGGGAACTCATTTTGATGTGGAATTAGTATCTAAATTTATAGATATGCTTCAAAATGATATGATAAAGAAAAAGGAACCTGAGTGTTTAAAGAATATTTTACCGTTAATGAACGATGTAAATAGAAGTGCATAA
- a CDS encoding cyclic lactone autoinducer peptide: MGVLANFFTKIAKNTSTYCFAIFFEPEVPKSLREE; this comes from the coding sequence ATGGGAGTATTAGCGAATTTTTTCACTAAAATTGCAAAAAATACAAGTACATATTGTTTTGCAATATTCTTTGAGCCTGAAGTTCCAAAATCTTTAAGAGAAGAGTAA
- a CDS encoding accessory gene regulator ArgB-like protein, whose translation MNSITENLSDKIAFRLCGSKDKSSDEFEVLKYGVFAFLHICMAAILTILFGILTSTLFQIVIISLVAGFMKRNSGGIHCSSPNRCLITGIILSYIFALTGRFLINGKLGVLYSIDIIILIHSFIILYKKCPVPSENKPLKKEAIRKKLRKNSFCIYFVCIVLFIFNVLLNLLNVNLNLNSLVLCISLGIYMQMLSLTIVGSKSILFIDKVLLKFKI comes from the coding sequence ATGAATAGTATAACTGAAAATCTTTCTGACAAGATTGCCTTTAGATTATGTGGGTCTAAAGATAAGTCAAGTGATGAGTTTGAAGTATTAAAATATGGAGTTTTTGCATTTTTACATATATGCATGGCAGCAATACTAACTATCTTATTTGGAATTTTAACGAGTACATTATTTCAAATAGTTATAATATCTTTAGTAGCTGGGTTTATGAAAAGAAACTCTGGAGGGATACATTGTTCAAGTCCAAATAGATGCTTAATAACAGGAATAATATTATCATATATTTTTGCTCTAACAGGTAGGTTTTTGATAAATGGAAAATTAGGAGTGCTATACTCAATAGATATAATTATATTAATTCATTCTTTTATTATTTTATACAAAAAATGTCCTGTGCCATCAGAGAATAAACCATTAAAAAAAGAAGCGATAAGGAAAAAATTAAGAAAAAACTCATTTTGTATATATTTTGTGTGTATAGTATTATTTATATTTAATGTATTGTTAAATTTGTTAAATGTAAATTTGAATTTGAATTCATTAGTGTTATGTATATCTTTAGGTATATACATGCAAATGTTATCCTTAACAATTGTAGGAAGCAAATCTATATTATTTATAGATAAGGTTTTATTAAAGTTTAAAATTTAG
- a CDS encoding small, acid-soluble spore protein, alpha/beta type codes for MTNKIVNLNAREALNQMKVEIAKELGMELDMSGGDKTSYVNGKKGGDLGGLMSKTLVNMGKEELIRQYYKK; via the coding sequence ATGACGAATAAAATTGTAAATCTAAATGCAAGAGAAGCTTTAAATCAAATGAAGGTGGAAATTGCAAAGGAATTAGGTATGGAACTTGATATGTCAGGAGGAGATAAAACTTCTTATGTTAACGGTAAGAAAGGTGGAGATCTAGGAGGGTTAATGAGTAAAACTTTGGTAAATATGGGAAAAGAGGAATTAATTAGACAATATTATAAAAAATAG
- the cls gene encoding cardiolipin synthase encodes MKILRLLFSRMVIIGLMIAIQFGIFLFLLIKFSHFSAIASIMCTAISALVVLWIINKSDNPAYKLAWIIPILIFNIAGGILYLILGNKKPSKEMRHRLEKVQEKTSKYLKQNKDIAEEVKKENKTVYGHMNYINNSAGYPMNKNTEVKYYSVGEDNYEDLIKELKKAKRYIFMEYFIIEEGKMWDGILEILEQKAKEGLDVRLMYDDMGCISLLPYGYDKILEKKGIKCIAFNPFKPLLSLVMNNRDHRKITVIDGHTGFTGGINLADEYINQKVRFGHWKDTGVMLKGQGVWNLTMMFLEMWNSTRQTDGDFSIYKPEVHQLETTVSDGFVQPYGDSPLDEEVVGENVYLNIINSAKNYVYIFTPYLIIDNEMMTALCLAAKKGVDVKIVTPGIPDKKTVFKLTRSYYPQLIRAGVKIYEYTPGFIHAKVFVCDDEIATVGTINMDYRSLYLHFECGVYLYKCKCLNDIKEDALDTISRSREFTEEDIRAGRRYALWQAILRVFAPLM; translated from the coding sequence ATGAAAATATTGAGATTATTATTTAGCAGAATGGTAATTATTGGGTTGATGATTGCTATTCAATTTGGAATATTTCTATTTTTATTAATAAAATTTAGTCATTTTTCAGCAATAGCATCTATTATGTGTACTGCCATAAGTGCTTTAGTAGTACTATGGATTATAAATAAAAGTGATAATCCAGCCTATAAATTAGCTTGGATTATACCAATATTAATTTTTAATATAGCAGGAGGGATATTATATCTTATACTAGGTAATAAAAAACCTTCCAAGGAGATGAGACATCGTCTAGAGAAAGTTCAGGAAAAAACAAGTAAATACTTAAAACAAAATAAAGATATAGCAGAAGAAGTCAAAAAAGAAAATAAAACAGTCTATGGTCATATGAATTATATAAACAACTCAGCTGGTTATCCTATGAACAAAAACACAGAGGTTAAATACTATAGTGTTGGAGAGGATAACTATGAGGATTTAATTAAAGAACTAAAAAAAGCAAAAAGATATATATTTATGGAATACTTCATTATAGAAGAAGGTAAGATGTGGGATGGTATTTTGGAAATACTAGAACAAAAAGCTAAAGAAGGATTAGACGTAAGACTTATGTACGACGATATGGGTTGTATATCTCTTCTTCCATATGGATATGATAAAATTTTAGAGAAAAAGGGAATAAAATGTATTGCTTTTAATCCTTTTAAACCTTTATTATCTCTTGTTATGAATAATAGGGACCATCGTAAGATCACAGTAATAGATGGACATACAGGCTTTACTGGTGGTATAAATTTAGCTGATGAGTATATTAATCAAAAAGTTAGATTTGGTCATTGGAAAGATACAGGGGTTATGTTAAAAGGACAAGGTGTATGGAACTTAACTATGATGTTTTTAGAAATGTGGAACTCTACTAGACAAACAGATGGAGACTTTTCTATTTATAAGCCAGAAGTACACCAATTAGAAACTACAGTAAGTGATGGATTTGTACAACCTTATGGAGATTCACCTTTAGATGAAGAGGTTGTAGGTGAAAATGTATATTTAAATATTATAAATAGTGCAAAAAACTATGTATATATTTTTACACCATATTTAATTATTGATAATGAAATGATGACAGCTCTTTGTTTAGCTGCTAAAAAGGGAGTAGATGTAAAAATAGTAACGCCAGGGATCCCAGATAAGAAGACCGTATTTAAACTTACAAGATCTTATTATCCTCAATTAATAAGAGCTGGTGTAAAAATTTATGAATATACACCAGGATTTATTCATGCTAAAGTATTTGTTTGTGATGATGAAATTGCAACAGTAGGTACAATAAATATGGACTATAGAAGTTTATATTTACATTTTGAATGTGGTGTGTATTTATACAAATGTAAGTGTTTAAACGATATTAAAGAAGATGCATTAGATACAATTTCTAGAAGTAGAGAGTTTACTGAAGAAGATATAAGAGCTGGAAGAAGATATGCTCTATGGCAAGCTATACTTAGAGTGTTTGCACCACTTATGTAG
- a CDS encoding class I SAM-dependent methyltransferase, with protein sequence MENTIKTINEICKDNIIKVVISNKKNKEIKYNKIAFQLKEKNNKEYYQIEKFTDKQVFHENIEIKDLSDKILEYMKESFKQLNAWSNNTTYDVKISKKGKLFLGKKKNNNENVVNKGHNKEKNYILKEGMLIQPLIDLGIFTKEGKVVNSKYDKYKQINRFIEIIDDEIKKNDYEELTILDFGCGKSYLTFVLYYYFVEIKKINVKMIGLDLKEDVIRKCNEISKKYKFDNLHFELGDINGFKYNNKVDMVITLHACDTATDYALYNAIKWNAKMIFSVPCCQHEFNHQMKAENLEILNKYGIIQERVAALMTDSVRGNLLECVGYKTQLLEFIDISHSPKNILIRASKSNLSKDKKQKCLQQVQILMKEFNFKPTLYNLLKEDNLI encoded by the coding sequence ATGGAAAATACAATTAAGACAATAAATGAAATATGTAAAGATAATATAATAAAAGTCGTAATAAGTAATAAAAAGAATAAAGAGATAAAATACAATAAAATAGCTTTTCAGTTAAAAGAAAAAAATAATAAAGAATATTATCAAATAGAAAAATTTACAGACAAGCAAGTATTTCATGAAAATATAGAGATAAAAGACTTAAGTGATAAAATACTAGAATATATGAAGGAAAGCTTCAAACAATTAAATGCTTGGTCGAATAATACAACTTATGATGTAAAAATATCTAAAAAAGGTAAGTTGTTTTTAGGTAAAAAGAAAAATAATAACGAAAATGTAGTTAATAAAGGACATAACAAAGAAAAAAATTATATCCTTAAAGAAGGTATGCTTATTCAACCACTTATTGATCTAGGGATTTTCACTAAAGAGGGCAAAGTTGTAAATTCAAAATATGACAAGTATAAGCAAATAAATAGATTTATTGAAATAATAGATGATGAAATTAAGAAAAATGATTATGAAGAATTAACAATATTAGACTTTGGTTGTGGAAAATCATATTTAACTTTTGTTCTTTATTATTATTTCGTAGAAATTAAAAAGATAAATGTAAAAATGATAGGATTGGATTTAAAAGAGGATGTAATAAGAAAATGTAATGAAATATCAAAAAAATACAAGTTTGATAATTTACATTTTGAGCTGGGAGATATAAATGGTTTTAAGTATAATAATAAGGTAGATATGGTTATTACACTTCATGCCTGTGATACAGCAACAGATTATGCACTATACAATGCAATCAAGTGGAATGCAAAAATGATATTTTCTGTGCCTTGTTGCCAACATGAATTTAATCATCAAATGAAGGCTGAAAACTTAGAAATTTTAAATAAGTATGGAATCATACAAGAAAGAGTAGCAGCTCTTATGACAGATTCAGTGAGAGGTAATTTGTTAGAATGTGTAGGGTATAAGACTCAATTATTAGAGTTTATAGATATATCTCATTCACCTAAAAATATTTTAATAAGAGCATCAAAGTCAAATTTATCAAAAGATAAAAAACAAAAATGTCTACAACAAGTTCAAATATTAATGAAAGAGTTTAATTTTAAACCCACTTTATATAATTTACTAAAAGAAGATAACTTAATTTAG
- a CDS encoding tocopherol cyclase family protein yields the protein MKEIFNPHLYHGKHKNKNFFEGWYFKIVDKKNDYKLAIIPGISYGNNENEHHSFIQILNGKESTFNYLSYDVNDFRYNNKRFRVCINSNIFSLENISLSINSNDLNIHGNLILKNLVKWPGSIVNPGSMGFYNYLKFMECYSHVCALNGSLVGELNINGIDVNFTAGKVYIEKNWGKSFPKSWLWIQSNSFKSRKASITCSVGTIPFPIKDFTGFLIGLTLENEFYSFTTINHSKINIQNSGDDIALIVIKDNLKLTIKTYTNPKDFVVLKAPSLGSMTSTVKETINGQVYILLEDTKINKKIFEDIGLSTGVEYGGNFSSLFK from the coding sequence ATGAAAGAAATTTTTAATCCCCATTTATATCACGGAAAACACAAAAACAAAAACTTCTTTGAAGGATGGTATTTTAAAATAGTTGACAAAAAAAATGATTATAAACTTGCTATAATTCCTGGTATTTCTTATGGCAATAATGAAAATGAGCATCACTCTTTTATACAAATTTTAAATGGAAAAGAATCTACTTTTAATTATTTATCTTATGATGTAAATGATTTTAGATATAATAATAAGAGATTTAGGGTATGTATTAATTCTAATATTTTTTCTTTAGAAAACATAAGTCTCTCTATAAATTCTAATGATCTAAATATTCATGGTAATCTAATATTAAAAAATTTAGTGAAATGGCCTGGTAGTATTGTTAATCCTGGTAGTATGGGTTTCTATAATTATTTAAAATTCATGGAGTGCTACTCTCATGTATGCGCTTTAAATGGATCTCTTGTTGGAGAGCTAAATATTAATGGCATAGATGTGAATTTTACAGCAGGAAAAGTATATATTGAAAAAAACTGGGGTAAAAGCTTTCCAAAATCTTGGTTATGGATTCAAAGTAACTCTTTTAAAAGTAGAAAAGCTTCTATAACTTGTTCTGTAGGAACTATACCATTTCCCATAAAGGATTTCACGGGATTCCTTATAGGTCTTACTTTGGAAAATGAATTTTATAGTTTTACCACAATTAACCATAGTAAAATTAATATACAAAATTCTGGAGATGATATTGCTTTAATAGTAATCAAAGATAACCTTAAATTAACCATTAAAACTTATACAAATCCAAAAGATTTTGTAGTGTTAAAAGCACCTAGTCTGGGGTCTATGACATCTACTGTAAAGGAAACTATAAATGGTCAAGTATATATACTTCTAGAAGATACTAAAATAAATAAAAAAATATTTGAAGATATAGGTCTTAGTACTGGAGTAGAATACGGTGGGAACTTTTCTTCACTTTTTAAATAA
- a CDS encoding patatin-like phospholipase family protein, which yields MLGVALEGGGARGAFHVGAIKALLEEGYEIDGIVGTSIGAFNAAMVAQGDFEKCFEMWSNVTPQQLFDIEDRHMANVINRNLNIKTITYFSNEAKKIITNRGIDTDNLRRVVDELIDEEKLRNSNMDFGLVTVELGPLSPIEVFKEDIPNGKIKDFIMASARYPGLKMEPLDGKAYLDGGLYDNCPVSLLAKKNYDKIIAIRLNSSRKLKHIDESANVVEIQPSMDLGGTFIFTKDLAHRNIKLGYYDAIKAIRKLKGREYYIEPIDDDLIFSKLLELPNELIIDVGISMGLEEIPPKRMLFEFILPNLSKYFNLNKEDNYQDIIIALLENMAKEREIEKFKIYSLSDFFYMIKDNEKESSFHKKVQISLRGLKRKAIENITQVDMNIINEKLLCLLEEEE from the coding sequence ATGTTAGGAGTAGCATTAGAAGGTGGAGGCGCAAGGGGTGCATTCCATGTTGGAGCTATTAAAGCCTTATTAGAGGAGGGGTATGAGATAGATGGAATAGTAGGAACTTCTATTGGGGCCTTTAATGCAGCTATGGTTGCTCAAGGAGATTTTGAAAAGTGTTTTGAAATGTGGAGCAATGTTACTCCACAACAACTATTTGATATAGAAGATAGGCATATGGCAAATGTAATAAATCGAAATCTTAATATAAAAACTATAACCTATTTTTCTAATGAAGCAAAAAAAATAATTACTAATAGAGGTATTGATACTGATAATTTAAGAAGAGTTGTAGATGAACTAATTGATGAAGAAAAATTAAGAAATAGTAATATGGATTTTGGCCTTGTTACAGTGGAATTGGGACCGTTAAGCCCGATAGAAGTCTTTAAAGAAGATATTCCAAATGGTAAAATAAAAGATTTTATAATGGCAAGTGCTAGATATCCAGGATTAAAAATGGAACCTTTAGATGGGAAGGCATACTTAGATGGAGGACTTTATGATAATTGTCCTGTAAGCCTTTTAGCAAAAAAAAATTATGATAAAATAATAGCCATAAGATTAAATTCTAGTAGAAAATTAAAACATATTGATGAAAGTGCAAATGTGGTTGAAATTCAGCCATCTATGGATTTAGGTGGAACTTTTATTTTTACAAAAGATTTAGCTCATAGAAATATTAAACTTGGCTATTATGATGCAATTAAGGCTATAAGAAAGTTAAAAGGAAGAGAATACTATATAGAGCCAATAGATGATGATTTAATTTTTAGTAAACTTTTGGAATTACCTAATGAATTGATTATAGATGTAGGAATAAGTATGGGATTAGAAGAAATTCCTCCAAAAAGAATGCTATTTGAATTTATATTGCCTAATTTATCAAAGTATTTTAATTTAAATAAAGAAGATAACTATCAAGATATTATTATTGCACTTTTGGAGAATATGGCAAAGGAAAGGGAAATAGAAAAATTTAAAATATATTCCTTATCAGATTTTTTTTATATGATAAAAGATAATGAAAAAGAAAGTAGTTTCCATAAAAAAGTTCAAATTAGTCTAAGGGGATTAAAAAGAAAAGCTATTGAAAATATTACTCAAGTAGATATGAATATAATAAATGAAAAATTATTATGCTTGCTTGAAGAGGAGGAATAA
- the nrdG gene encoding anaerobic ribonucleoside-triphosphate reductase activating protein has protein sequence MRINRIKDNDIANGFGITMSLWTQGCPHKCKGCFNGETWSFTDGEEFTEEKLNYIMDNIDKHNIKRDLSILGGEPLCPENIEGVIYVCKKFKDKYPEKKIYLWTGYTVENFNDHQKEILKYADVLVDGKFEEDKKNISLTLRGSSNQRVINVKETLKENKLILFDLENK, from the coding sequence ATGAGAATAAATAGAATTAAAGATAATGATATAGCAAATGGATTTGGAATTACTATGTCTCTTTGGACCCAAGGATGCCCTCACAAGTGTAAAGGATGTTTTAATGGTGAGACTTGGAGTTTTACAGATGGTGAAGAATTTACTGAGGAAAAACTAAATTATATTATGGATAATATTGATAAACATAATATAAAAAGAGATTTATCCATATTAGGAGGGGAACCTCTTTGTCCTGAAAATATTGAGGGAGTTATTTATGTATGTAAGAAATTTAAAGATAAATATCCTGAAAAGAAAATATATTTATGGACGGGCTATACTGTTGAAAACTTTAATGATCATCAAAAAGAAATTTTAAAATATGCAGATGTTTTAGTAGATGGCAAGTTTGAAGAAGATAAAAAAAATATATCTCTTACACTGAGAGGATCATCAAACCAAAGGGTTATAAACGTTAAAGAAACATTAAAAGAAAATAAATTAATATTATTTGATTTAGAAAATAAATAA
- the thyX gene encoding FAD-dependent thymidylate synthase produces METKLKVKLISHTMNPELVVATAGKLCYSPSNIDDLMEKQTPESIERFVKMITSIGHGSVLEHTSFTFAIEGVSRSLTHQLVRHRIASYSQQSQRYVKETQFEYVIPQDIKNNPILEQSYKNHMEDSQRLYDDIVDKLIYDYVYNKNHYGKLVDIQLKKCDIDKDAFEEWKDENKSCEKFVDTLRTSYKKLCSTLEKKAIENARYIFPNACETKIICTMNLRSLINFCHHRCCRRAQEEINKLAWTMVEEVEKVSSLLGKTLGASCQFGPCPEGSMCCMMPYEKKNK; encoded by the coding sequence ATGGAAACAAAATTAAAAGTAAAACTTATATCGCATACGATGAATCCTGAGCTTGTTGTAGCTACAGCAGGAAAACTTTGTTATTCACCATCAAATATTGATGATTTAATGGAAAAGCAAACACCGGAAAGTATTGAAAGATTTGTAAAAATGATTACTTCTATTGGTCATGGCAGTGTGTTAGAACATACTAGCTTTACTTTTGCAATAGAAGGAGTTTCAAGAAGTTTGACACATCAATTAGTTAGACATAGAATAGCATCTTATAGTCAACAATCTCAAAGATATGTTAAAGAAACTCAGTTTGAATATGTAATTCCGCAAGATATAAAAAATAACCCTATACTTGAGCAAAGCTACAAGAATCATATGGAAGATAGCCAAAGACTATATGATGATATAGTTGATAAATTAATATATGATTATGTTTATAATAAAAATCACTATGGTAAACTAGTAGATATTCAATTAAAAAAATGTGATATAGATAAAGACGCATTTGAGGAATGGAAAGATGAAAATAAATCTTGTGAAAAGTTTGTAGACACATTAAGAACATCATATAAAAAGCTATGTTCAACTTTAGAGAAGAAAGCAATTGAAAACGCTAGATATATATTCCCAAATGCTTGTGAGACAAAAATAATATGCACAATGAACTTGAGAAGTTTAATTAACTTCTGTCATCATAGATGTTGCAGAAGAGCACAAGAAGAAATAAATAAATTAGCATGGACTATGGTAGAGGAAGTGGAAAAAGTAAGTTCTTTACTTGGGAAAACTCTTGGCGCAAGTTGTCAATTTGGGCCATGTCCAGAAGGTTCTATGTGCTGTATGATGCCTTATGAAAAGAAGAATAAGTAA
- a CDS encoding bifunctional 5,10-methylenetetrahydrofolate dehydrogenase/5,10-methenyltetrahydrofolate cyclohydrolase, translated as MTLLDARQLVTKKVGQLKERVNKLSKKPSLVIIRVGEDFASGKYVSNKVKKCEEVGISSKIIHLNENISQDEVEKIIIDLNKDKDVTGILLQLPIPKHLNEDYLTNLIEVEKDVDGFTIGNMGKLSLNLEGNVACTPRGIMTLLKEFKIDIEGKDVLIINRSNIVGKPLSQLFLQENATVTIAHSKTKNLKEKIASSDIVVTAVGRANFLSAQDFSNNTTIIDVSINFNEAGKMCGDVSKEDYDVIVNEKQCHLTPVPNGVGQMTVIELIEQTIEIAEKGESK; from the coding sequence ATGACATTACTAGATGCGAGACAATTAGTAACAAAAAAAGTAGGACAATTAAAAGAGAGAGTAAATAAATTAAGTAAAAAACCTTCTCTAGTAATAATTAGAGTAGGAGAAGACTTTGCCAGTGGAAAGTATGTATCAAATAAAGTTAAAAAATGTGAAGAAGTTGGAATAAGTTCAAAAATAATTCACTTAAATGAGAATATCAGTCAAGATGAAGTAGAAAAAATTATTATAGATTTAAATAAAGACAAAGATGTTACAGGAATTTTATTACAATTACCTATACCAAAGCATTTAAATGAAGATTACCTTACAAACCTTATAGAAGTTGAAAAAGATGTAGATGGATTTACAATAGGAAATATGGGTAAATTATCTCTTAATTTAGAAGGGAATGTTGCATGCACTCCTAGAGGCATAATGACTTTATTAAAAGAATTTAAAATAGATATAGAAGGTAAGGATGTTCTTATAATAAATCGTTCTAATATAGTTGGGAAGCCATTATCACAATTATTCTTACAAGAAAATGCTACGGTGACTATAGCTCATAGTAAAACTAAAAACTTAAAGGAAAAAATTGCATCATCAGATATAGTTGTTACAGCAGTAGGAAGGGCTAACTTCTTAAGTGCACAAGATTTTTCTAACAATACTACAATAATAGATGTATCAATTAACTTTAATGAAGCAGGAAAAATGTGTGGAGATGTGTCTAAAGAAGATTATGACGTTATAGTAAATGAAAAACAATGTCATTTGACTCCTGTACCAAATGGAGTAGGTCAAATGACTGTTATAGAATTAATTGAACAAACAATAGAAATTGCTGAAAAAGGGGAGAGTAAATAA